Proteins encoded in a region of the Methylobacterium radiotolerans JCM 2831 genome:
- a CDS encoding cation:proton antiporter, whose product MLIFEWVVGVLFGAVLLAGVARRLGAPYPAFLALGGVGLAFVPGVPNLRLDPELALALFLAPVLLDAGFDASVRDLKENWRPVFGLAVGAVAVTTAAVAIAARLVVPDMPLSACIVLGAVVAPPDAVAALAVLKHAPMPHRLATILRGESLLNDAASLLIYRLGVTAAMAGTFHPAEVAPAFLLGVVASLVVGPCLGLLFVALTRRVTDPASAIVLQFVAAFGIWLAAERLELSGVLTIVTFAVTVARRAPGITAPRARVISYAVWDTAVFVLNVLAFVLIGIQIDPIRERLSGADAWQALILAGATFATVVLTRLAWVLPTTGIRGFGLRQAGAAARLGPGIALSWAGMRGIVTVAAALALPAEFPHRDLVVVTAFVTVLGTLIVQGLTLRPLLAHLRLEDDDPVGRETGWARAAAYEAALESLADAENEPATDALRAEFRAALAEAEAHDEGLAPESLPADAARRRAVEAARDAVLALRRQGRIGDDAYYLLEEEFDWAELSATPRAET is encoded by the coding sequence ATGTTGATCTTCGAGTGGGTCGTCGGCGTCCTGTTCGGCGCCGTCCTCCTGGCCGGCGTCGCGCGCCGGCTCGGCGCGCCGTATCCAGCCTTCCTGGCGCTGGGCGGCGTCGGCCTCGCCTTCGTCCCCGGCGTCCCGAACCTGCGCCTCGATCCCGAACTGGCGCTCGCCCTGTTCCTGGCCCCGGTCCTGCTCGACGCCGGCTTCGACGCCTCCGTGCGGGACCTGAAGGAGAACTGGCGCCCGGTCTTCGGGCTCGCGGTCGGAGCCGTCGCCGTGACGACCGCCGCGGTCGCGATCGCGGCGCGGCTCGTCGTGCCGGACATGCCGCTGTCCGCCTGCATCGTGCTCGGCGCCGTGGTCGCGCCGCCCGACGCCGTGGCGGCTCTGGCGGTGCTCAAGCACGCGCCGATGCCGCACCGGCTCGCCACGATCCTGCGCGGCGAGAGCCTCCTCAACGACGCGGCCTCGCTGCTGATCTACCGGCTCGGCGTGACGGCCGCGATGGCCGGCACGTTCCACCCGGCGGAGGTGGCGCCGGCGTTCCTCTTGGGCGTCGTCGCGAGCCTCGTGGTCGGCCCCTGCCTCGGCCTGCTGTTCGTGGCCTTGACGCGGCGCGTGACCGATCCGGCGAGCGCGATCGTGCTGCAGTTCGTCGCCGCCTTCGGGATCTGGCTCGCCGCCGAGCGGCTGGAGCTGTCGGGGGTCCTGACCATCGTGACCTTCGCGGTGACGGTCGCCCGCCGGGCACCCGGCATCACCGCGCCCCGCGCCCGGGTGATCTCCTACGCGGTCTGGGACACGGCGGTGTTCGTGCTCAACGTCCTGGCCTTCGTGCTCATCGGCATCCAGATCGACCCGATCCGGGAGCGGCTGAGCGGCGCGGACGCGTGGCAGGCCCTGATCCTCGCGGGCGCGACCTTCGCCACCGTGGTGCTGACTCGCCTCGCCTGGGTGCTGCCGACCACCGGGATCCGCGGCTTCGGCCTCCGGCAGGCCGGAGCCGCGGCGCGGCTGGGCCCGGGGATCGCCCTGTCGTGGGCGGGCATGCGCGGGATCGTCACCGTGGCGGCCGCCCTGGCGCTGCCCGCCGAGTTCCCGCACCGGGACCTCGTGGTGGTCACGGCCTTCGTCACGGTGCTCGGCACGCTGATCGTCCAGGGCCTGACCCTGCGGCCGCTGCTCGCCCATCTGCGGCTTGAGGACGACGACCCGGTGGGCCGCGAGACGGGCTGGGCCCGCGCGGCCGCCTACGAGGCCGCTCTCGAGAGCCTCGCCGACGCCGAGAACGAGCCGGCGACCGACGCCCTGCGCGCCGAGTTCCGCGCGGCGCTCGCGGAGGCGGAGGCGCACGACGAGGGCTTGGCGCCGGAGAGCCTGCCGGCGGATGCCGCGCGGCGGCGCGCCGTCGAGGCCGCTCGCGACGCGGTGCTCGCGCTGCGCCGCCAGGGTCGGATCGGCGACGACGCCTACTACCTGCTGGAGGAGGAATTCGACTGGGCCGAACTCAGCGCGACCCCGCGCGCGGAGACGTGA
- the gshB gene encoding glutathione synthase: protein MSLTVAVQMDPIQNIRIAGDTTFALLLEAQRRGHALVYYTPDRLSMQGRRVTARVERLKVQDVEGAHFTLAPPERLDLAEADVVLMRQDPPFDMAYITATHMLERIHPETLVVNDPFEVRNAPEKLFVLDFPELMPPTLISRDKAEIEAFRLEHGTVAMKPLHGHGGAAVFKVTEKDPNFGSMFDLFATTFREAWVVQRYLDRVTEGDKRIILVDGVAMGAVNRVPAANDIRSNMVRGGAASASELTDREREICATIGPELARRGLILVGIDVIDGHLTEINVTSPTGIRAIQRLGGPDLSVAVWDAIEARIAARKGV, encoded by the coding sequence ATGAGCCTGACCGTCGCGGTTCAGATGGACCCGATCCAGAATATCCGGATCGCGGGTGACACCACCTTCGCCCTGCTGCTGGAGGCCCAGCGGCGGGGGCACGCGCTCGTCTACTACACGCCGGACCGGCTCTCGATGCAGGGCCGGCGCGTGACCGCCCGCGTCGAGCGGCTGAAAGTGCAGGACGTCGAGGGCGCGCATTTCACCCTGGCGCCGCCAGAGCGGCTCGACCTCGCCGAGGCGGACGTGGTGCTGATGCGCCAGGACCCGCCCTTCGACATGGCCTACATCACGGCCACCCACATGCTCGAGCGGATCCATCCGGAGACGCTCGTGGTCAACGACCCTTTCGAGGTGCGCAACGCGCCCGAGAAGCTGTTCGTCCTCGACTTCCCCGAGTTGATGCCGCCGACCCTGATCAGCCGCGACAAGGCGGAGATCGAGGCCTTCCGGCTGGAGCACGGGACCGTGGCGATGAAGCCGCTGCACGGGCACGGCGGCGCGGCCGTGTTCAAGGTCACCGAGAAGGATCCGAATTTCGGCTCGATGTTCGACCTGTTCGCCACGACCTTCCGGGAAGCCTGGGTCGTGCAGCGCTACCTCGACCGGGTCACGGAGGGCGACAAGCGCATCATCCTGGTCGACGGCGTCGCGATGGGGGCGGTCAACCGCGTCCCGGCCGCGAACGACATCCGCTCCAACATGGTCCGCGGCGGCGCCGCCTCCGCCTCCGAGCTCACCGACCGCGAGCGCGAGATCTGCGCCACGATCGGCCCGGAGCTCGCGCGGCGAGGCCTGATCCTGGTGGGCATCGACGTGATCGACGGGCACCTCACCGAGATCAACGTCACCTCCCCCACCGGCATCCGGGCGATCCAGCGGCTCGGGGGGCCTGACCTGTCGGTCGCCGTCTGGGACGCGATCGAGGCCCGGATCGCGGCGCGCAAGGGCGTCTGA
- a CDS encoding integral membrane protein, whose translation MRPVSLRFVNATLIGLVLAGIVHIAAVLAIPALSETDAVSRARTSENLDHPQSIYAVATGDDPSPPEAWLPIPDPAVAVGVCAYNLADGPMRVSARTGPLSLSLAAHARRGAFYAVTDQAAVRGALDLVILTRAQYDEALADDDENDPSRDVRIVAPDTRGFVVVRVIAGLPSQRPAANAAVQAVSCTTDTPTDDAPAGKDASGKDASGRGSGR comes from the coding sequence ATGCGCCCCGTGAGCCTGCGCTTCGTCAACGCCACGCTGATCGGCCTCGTGCTCGCCGGGATCGTCCACATCGCGGCGGTCCTGGCGATCCCCGCCCTGTCGGAGACCGACGCTGTCTCGCGGGCCCGCACCAGCGAGAACCTGGACCACCCGCAATCGATCTACGCGGTCGCGACCGGCGACGACCCCTCCCCGCCCGAGGCGTGGCTGCCGATCCCGGATCCGGCGGTCGCCGTGGGCGTGTGCGCCTACAACCTCGCGGACGGGCCCATGCGCGTCTCGGCCCGCACCGGGCCGCTGTCCCTCTCGCTCGCCGCGCATGCCCGCCGCGGGGCCTTCTACGCGGTGACCGATCAGGCCGCGGTCCGCGGCGCCCTCGACCTCGTGATCCTGACCCGCGCGCAGTACGACGAGGCGCTGGCCGACGACGACGAGAACGATCCGAGCCGCGACGTGCGCATCGTCGCGCCCGACACGCGCGGCTTCGTGGTGGTGCGGGTGATCGCCGGTCTCCCGAGCCAGCGTCCCGCCGCCAACGCCGCCGTCCAGGCCGTCTCCTGCACCACCGACACGCCGACGGACGACGCGCCGGCCGGCAAGGATGCGTCCGGCAAGGATGCGTCGGGAAGGGGATCGGGACGCTGA
- a CDS encoding DUF1214 domain-containing protein, with protein MKLTIPDAFGRTAALAGAPRGGAARLVLRLWRKSSIAGLAAYALALGAVLGLASADWATSGGYPFGGVQVGAWTAWPRAGAANADPYTRAVNARRGEIPLAVGEGLLLTAAVDDSGQALDATCTYQIGGATPPARAWTVTVAGRGPREPGRAPLREGFTSTEVLRAADGRFTITLAPDVQPGNWLPSPRASGPVRLALRLYDTPVAASVGSLDRSSVPAITRLGCAP; from the coding sequence ATGAAGCTCACGATCCCCGACGCGTTCGGCCGGACCGCCGCGCTCGCCGGCGCCCCGCGCGGCGGCGCTGCCCGCCTCGTCCTGCGCCTCTGGCGCAAGAGCTCGATCGCCGGCCTCGCCGCCTACGCCCTGGCGCTGGGCGCCGTGCTGGGACTCGCCAGCGCCGACTGGGCCACGAGCGGCGGCTACCCGTTCGGCGGCGTGCAGGTCGGCGCCTGGACCGCGTGGCCGCGGGCCGGCGCCGCGAATGCCGATCCCTACACGCGCGCCGTCAACGCGCGCCGCGGCGAGATCCCCCTGGCGGTCGGTGAGGGCCTGCTCCTGACGGCGGCGGTCGACGATTCCGGGCAGGCGCTCGACGCCACCTGCACGTACCAGATCGGCGGCGCGACGCCGCCGGCCCGCGCCTGGACCGTCACGGTGGCCGGGCGCGGCCCGCGCGAGCCCGGCCGCGCGCCCCTGCGCGAGGGCTTCACCTCCACGGAGGTGCTGCGCGCCGCCGACGGGCGGTTCACCATCACGCTCGCGCCGGATGTCCAGCCGGGCAACTGGCTGCCGAGCCCGCGGGCGAGCGGGCCGGTCCGCCTCGCCCTGCGCCTGTACGACACGCCGGTCGCCGCCAGCGTCGGGTCCCTCGACCGGAGCTCCGTGCCGGCCATCACCCGTCTGGGATGCGCCCCGTGA
- a CDS encoding transglycosylase domain-containing protein: MRLPTFTEIKVRLERAALAFDAWVNASLYDGGQSTGQAYERFQRVMSRFAVRGWKRAALDLTSEGVTIGTGGAILMLALAQPAFQLTSENWLKQQDLAVTFLDRYGTEVGRRGIKHDDSLKLDEFPDIMIKALVSTEDRRFYEHWGIDPIGTLRALVNNSRGGSGTQGGSSITQQLAKNLFLTNERSLERKINEAFLALWLESHLTKNEILKLYLDRAYMGGGTFGAVAAADYYFGKPLKDISLAEAAMLAGLFKAPTKYAPHVNLPAARARAADVLHNMVEAGFVTEGQIQTALRNPATPVTRTRDITADYYLDWAFGEIKAMADAGKLRNDRVLTVKTPLDLAIQKRADEVVADILRKSGDAYDVDEAAMVILDPDGALRAMVGGADYGESQFNRATDALRQPGSSFKPYVYSAALNSGLFKPDTTVVDSPVCIGNWCPQNYGRSYAGRVPMWLAVAKSINTIPIKISIALGKAMGITHEAKAAKAGRAKIIELAHKMGITSNLIDTVSMPIGSDEVTVIDQAAGYAVFANGGFRAKPYAAIEVKNSSGEVIYRHADEAPERVLAPQVVADMNFMLNKVVEEGTGKRAQLEGVKVAGKSGTTNAYRDAWFVGYTGNYVGAVWFGNDDHTSTNKLTGGSLPAQLWHDVMEPAHQGIEIKGLPGLKESPRAAQQQTSGGPTAPTDPNASAYGKLSRRSFEVISGLNGLFRTVERAPGSAADAPANAGDAPKTGRKPGDRAAAPSGQLREVAEGARPVGGFTEVR, encoded by the coding sequence GTGCGCCTGCCGACGTTCACCGAGATCAAGGTCCGCCTCGAACGCGCCGCCCTCGCCTTCGACGCCTGGGTCAACGCGAGCCTGTACGACGGCGGCCAGTCGACCGGTCAGGCCTACGAGCGCTTCCAGCGCGTCATGAGCCGCTTCGCGGTGCGCGGCTGGAAGCGCGCCGCCCTCGACCTGACGAGCGAGGGCGTCACCATCGGGACCGGCGGCGCCATCCTGATGCTCGCCCTGGCGCAGCCCGCCTTCCAGCTCACCAGCGAGAACTGGCTGAAGCAGCAGGACCTCGCCGTCACCTTCCTGGACCGTTACGGCACCGAGGTCGGGCGCCGGGGCATCAAGCACGACGACTCGCTGAAGCTCGACGAGTTTCCCGACATCATGATCAAGGCGCTGGTCTCCACGGAGGACCGGCGCTTCTACGAGCACTGGGGCATCGACCCGATCGGCACGCTGCGGGCGCTGGTGAACAATTCCCGCGGCGGCAGCGGCACGCAGGGCGGGTCCTCGATCACCCAGCAGCTCGCCAAGAACCTGTTCCTGACGAACGAGCGCTCCCTGGAGCGGAAGATCAACGAGGCCTTCCTGGCCCTGTGGCTCGAGAGCCATCTCACCAAGAACGAGATCCTGAAGCTCTACCTCGACCGCGCGTATATGGGCGGTGGAACCTTCGGCGCGGTGGCGGCCGCGGATTACTATTTCGGCAAGCCGCTCAAGGACATCAGCCTTGCGGAGGCCGCCATGCTGGCGGGCCTGTTCAAGGCGCCGACCAAGTACGCCCCGCACGTCAACCTGCCGGCGGCCCGCGCCCGGGCGGCGGACGTGCTGCACAACATGGTGGAGGCGGGCTTCGTCACCGAGGGCCAGATCCAGACGGCGCTGCGCAACCCGGCGACGCCGGTGACCCGCACCCGCGACATCACCGCCGACTACTACCTCGACTGGGCCTTCGGCGAGATCAAGGCGATGGCCGACGCCGGCAAGCTGCGCAACGACCGCGTGCTGACCGTGAAGACGCCGCTCGACCTCGCGATCCAGAAGCGCGCCGACGAGGTGGTGGCCGACATCCTGCGCAAGTCCGGCGACGCCTACGATGTGGACGAGGCCGCCATGGTGATCCTCGATCCCGACGGGGCGCTGCGCGCCATGGTGGGCGGCGCCGATTACGGCGAGAGCCAGTTCAACCGTGCCACCGACGCGCTGCGCCAGCCCGGCTCCTCGTTCAAGCCCTACGTCTACTCGGCCGCCCTGAACTCGGGCCTGTTCAAGCCCGACACGACCGTGGTCGACAGCCCCGTCTGCATCGGCAACTGGTGCCCGCAGAACTACGGCCGCTCCTATGCCGGCCGGGTGCCGATGTGGCTCGCGGTGGCCAAGTCGATCAACACGATCCCGATCAAGATCTCCATCGCCCTCGGCAAGGCGATGGGCATCACCCACGAGGCGAAGGCCGCGAAGGCGGGCCGCGCGAAGATCATCGAGCTCGCCCACAAGATGGGCATCACCTCGAACCTGATCGACACGGTCTCGATGCCGATCGGCTCGGACGAGGTGACGGTCATCGACCAGGCGGCGGGCTACGCGGTGTTCGCCAACGGCGGCTTCCGCGCCAAGCCCTACGCGGCCATCGAGGTGAAGAACTCGTCCGGCGAGGTGATCTACCGCCACGCCGACGAGGCGCCCGAGCGGGTGCTCGCGCCCCAGGTCGTGGCGGACATGAACTTCATGCTCAACAAGGTCGTCGAGGAGGGCACCGGCAAGCGGGCGCAGCTCGAGGGCGTGAAGGTGGCCGGCAAGTCCGGCACGACGAACGCCTACCGGGACGCGTGGTTCGTCGGCTACACCGGCAATTACGTCGGCGCCGTCTGGTTCGGCAACGACGACCACACCTCGACCAACAAGCTCACCGGCGGCTCCCTCCCGGCCCAGCTCTGGCACGACGTGATGGAGCCGGCCCACCAGGGCATCGAGATCAAGGGTCTGCCCGGCCTGAAGGAGAGCCCGCGCGCCGCCCAGCAGCAGACCTCCGGCGGCCCGACCGCCCCGACCGATCCCAATGCCAGCGCGTACGGCAAGCTCTCCCGCCGCTCCTTCGAGGTGATCAGCGGCCTCAACGGCCTGTTCCGCACCGTCGAGCGCGCCCCCGGATCCGCCGCGGACGCGCCCGCCAACGCCGGGGACGCGCCGAAGACGGGCCGGAAGCCCGGCGACCGGGCGGCGGCGCCGTCGGGTCAGCTGCGCGAGGTCGCCGAGGGCGCCCGCCCGGTCGGCGGCTTCACCGAGGTCCGGTGA
- a CDS encoding YcgN family cysteine cluster protein: protein MPKPEAPRRGAVEPFWRTKTLEAMTPSEWESLCDGCGRCCLMKLEDEDTGAVHHTDIGCTLLDGLTCRCRDYARRQKRVPDCVRLTPEAVRSIAWLPPTCAYRLVRDGQPLYPWHPLVSGRAASVHEAGISVRGRLSGNEEEFSEDELPDRIVDWPGLDPSAA, encoded by the coding sequence ATGCCCAAGCCCGAGGCGCCGCGCCGCGGGGCGGTCGAGCCGTTCTGGCGGACCAAGACGCTCGAAGCCATGACCCCGTCCGAGTGGGAGAGCCTGTGCGACGGCTGCGGCCGGTGCTGCCTGATGAAGCTCGAGGACGAGGATACCGGCGCGGTCCACCACACCGATATCGGCTGCACGCTGCTCGACGGCCTGACCTGCCGGTGCCGCGACTACGCAAGGCGGCAGAAGCGCGTGCCCGACTGCGTGCGCCTGACGCCCGAGGCGGTGCGGTCGATCGCGTGGCTGCCGCCGACCTGCGCGTACCGGCTCGTGCGCGACGGGCAGCCGCTCTACCCGTGGCACCCCCTGGTCTCCGGCCGGGCCGCGAGCGTGCACGAGGCGGGCATCTCGGTCCGCGGCCGGCTCAGCGGCAACGAGGAGGAATTCTCGGAGGACGAGCTGCCGGACCGGATCGTGGACTGGCCTGGCCTCGATCCGAGCGCCGCCTGA
- a CDS encoding NrsF family protein — protein MPGEGSNWAGGDLSRHERLVEELAGGLEPVRPLPAPEARAALWLGATLVIGVVLAAWIGTGGFMLRMHVPDLALAAVGAVLTAITAAFAAFVTSVPGRSGRWALLPLPPLALWVGASGLGCLRDWIAPGADMPGEHAITGCFSFLICVSVPLSVLIVVMLRRACPLRPNLTAALGGLAVAAAAAALLMPVHPHDATATDLLFHAAAVAIVIAANGLAGGRLLGRDFGVG, from the coding sequence ATGCCCGGAGAGGGGAGCAACTGGGCCGGCGGCGACCTGTCCCGTCACGAGCGGCTCGTCGAGGAACTCGCGGGCGGGCTCGAACCCGTGCGGCCGCTGCCGGCGCCGGAGGCCCGGGCGGCCCTCTGGCTCGGCGCGACGCTGGTGATCGGCGTCGTCCTCGCGGCCTGGATCGGGACCGGCGGCTTCATGCTGCGCATGCATGTACCGGATCTGGCCCTCGCGGCGGTCGGCGCCGTGCTGACGGCGATCACCGCGGCCTTCGCGGCCTTCGTCACGAGCGTGCCGGGACGGTCCGGCCGCTGGGCGCTGCTGCCGCTTCCGCCCCTCGCCCTCTGGGTCGGCGCGAGCGGGCTGGGCTGCCTGCGCGACTGGATCGCGCCCGGGGCCGACATGCCCGGCGAGCACGCGATCACGGGCTGCTTCAGCTTCCTGATCTGCGTCTCGGTGCCGCTGTCCGTGCTGATCGTCGTGATGCTGCGGCGCGCCTGTCCCCTGCGACCGAACCTCACGGCGGCCCTCGGGGGGCTGGCGGTGGCCGCCGCGGCGGCGGCGCTGCTGATGCCGGTTCACCCGCACGACGCGACCGCCACGGACCTGCTGTTCCACGCGGCGGCGGTCGCCATCGTCATCGCGGCGAACGGATTGGCCGGCGGCCGGCTGCTCGGCCGGGACTTCGGGGTCGGCTAG
- a CDS encoding sigma-70 family RNA polymerase sigma factor: MALEQELATLMTAAQGGDAAAYRALLKACLPVVSAIARAQGVRGEAVDDVVQDALMTVHRARASYDPARPFLPWLRAITQRRAIDRLRRAGRRPQEVNDPLAYEAEVDPGPAPGQGLEARDRAAALARAVAALPDGQRQAVEHLGLRELSLDETAALTGRSKGALKVNLHRALKALRASLTQERE; this comes from the coding sequence ATGGCGCTCGAACAGGAACTGGCGACCCTGATGACGGCGGCCCAGGGCGGCGACGCGGCCGCCTATCGCGCGCTGCTGAAGGCCTGTCTGCCCGTGGTCTCGGCGATCGCGCGGGCGCAGGGCGTGCGCGGCGAGGCGGTGGACGACGTCGTGCAGGACGCGCTGATGACCGTCCACCGGGCCCGGGCGAGCTACGATCCCGCCCGGCCGTTCCTGCCCTGGCTGCGCGCCATCACCCAGCGGCGCGCCATCGACCGGCTGCGCCGCGCCGGGCGGCGCCCGCAGGAGGTCAACGACCCGCTGGCCTACGAGGCGGAGGTCGATCCGGGGCCGGCCCCCGGCCAGGGGCTGGAGGCGCGGGACCGGGCCGCCGCGCTGGCCAGGGCGGTGGCGGCCCTGCCCGACGGCCAGCGGCAGGCGGTGGAGCACCTGGGCCTGCGCGAGCTGTCGCTCGACGAGACCGCGGCCCTCACCGGCCGCAGCAAGGGGGCCCTCAAGGTGAACCTGCACCGGGCGCTGAAGGCGCTCCGGGCCAGCCTGACGCAGGAGCGGGAGTGA
- a CDS encoding DUF1223 domain-containing protein has translation MRPTLLIAAALLCGGLYRADAAERPVVVELFTSQSCSSCPPAEALIGRLAREPAGARGDVLPLAFHVTYWNHLDWRDRYALPAATARQEAYADRLGGSTYTPQAVVDGQVGLVGSDEAALRAAIARARQAGPGIPVTLARDGEQVVAQVGAGAEGGGSAGRVLLIGYDPSHTTRVLRGENAGRTIEQANIVRSVRDLGRWSGSAATFASARPEGEAAALLLQSDDGRILGAARLAPSPAASPAPSPAGAVREAVR, from the coding sequence ATGCGCCCTACCCTCTTGATCGCCGCCGCCCTCCTGTGCGGCGGCCTCTATCGGGCCGACGCGGCGGAGCGCCCCGTCGTCGTCGAGCTGTTCACCTCGCAGAGCTGCTCCTCGTGCCCGCCCGCGGAGGCGCTGATCGGCCGCCTCGCCCGCGAGCCGGCGGGGGCGCGGGGCGACGTCCTGCCGCTCGCGTTCCACGTCACCTACTGGAACCATCTCGACTGGCGCGATCGCTACGCCCTGCCGGCAGCCACCGCGCGCCAGGAGGCCTACGCGGACCGCCTCGGCGGCTCCACCTACACGCCGCAGGCGGTGGTCGACGGGCAGGTCGGGCTGGTCGGCTCCGACGAGGCGGCCCTGCGCGCCGCGATCGCGCGCGCCCGGCAGGCCGGGCCCGGCATTCCCGTGACGCTGGCCCGCGACGGCGAGCAGGTCGTCGCGCAGGTCGGGGCCGGGGCGGAGGGCGGCGGCTCCGCGGGCCGCGTCCTGCTGATCGGGTACGATCCGAGCCACACCACCCGCGTGCTGCGCGGCGAGAACGCCGGTCGCACCATCGAGCAGGCCAACATCGTCCGGTCGGTGCGCGATCTCGGGCGCTGGTCCGGCTCCGCCGCGACCTTCGCGTCGGCGCGTCCCGAGGGCGAGGCGGCCGCCCTGCTGCTCCAGTCCGATGACGGGCGCATCCTCGGCGCCGCGCGCCTCGCCCCTTCCCCCGCCGCTTCCCCCGCTCCTTCCCCCGCCGGGGCGGTCCGGGAGGCCGTGCGATGA
- a CDS encoding creatininase family protein — MTAQFWSELTTDDLARRDMGRAIAVLPVAATEQHGPHLPLATDTLIAEGYLARVRDGVPADLDVLLLPVQPVGKSDEHDAFPGTLSLETGTALAAWTGIGAAVHRAGCRKLVIVTSHGGNSALIDLVAGELRARFGMVAVTTSWARLGYPDGLFPADEIAHGIHAGGIETALMLALRPDLVRTDRVADFPPRTLSMIRDFTHLRAGRPAAFAWKAGDLQASGAMGDARLGTAEAGRAALDHGARAFVALLRDVDAFELAPPV; from the coding sequence ATGACGGCGCAGTTCTGGTCCGAGCTGACCACCGATGACTTGGCCCGACGCGACATGGGCCGCGCGATCGCCGTCCTGCCGGTGGCTGCCACCGAGCAGCACGGTCCCCACCTGCCCCTCGCGACCGACACCCTCATCGCCGAGGGCTACCTCGCCCGGGTGCGCGACGGCGTGCCGGCGGATCTCGACGTGCTGCTGCTGCCGGTCCAGCCCGTGGGCAAGTCCGACGAGCACGACGCGTTTCCCGGCACCCTCTCTCTGGAGACCGGCACCGCCCTCGCCGCCTGGACGGGGATCGGCGCGGCCGTCCACCGCGCCGGCTGCCGCAAGCTGGTGATCGTCACGAGCCACGGCGGCAACAGCGCGCTCATCGATCTCGTGGCGGGCGAGCTGCGCGCCCGGTTCGGCATGGTGGCGGTCACGACCTCCTGGGCGCGGCTCGGCTATCCCGACGGCCTGTTCCCGGCGGACGAGATCGCCCACGGCATCCATGCCGGCGGCATCGAGACGGCGCTGATGCTGGCCCTGCGGCCGGATCTCGTCCGGACCGACCGGGTCGCGGATTTCCCGCCCCGCACGCTGTCGATGATCCGCGATTTCACCCACCTGCGCGCCGGCCGCCCCGCGGCCTTCGCCTGGAAGGCCGGCGACCTCCAGGCTTCGGGTGCGATGGGCGACGCGCGACTCGGCACCGCCGAGGCCGGCCGGGCGGCGCTCGACCACGGCGCCCGGGCCTTCGTCGCCCTGCTGCGCGACGTCGACGCCTTCGAGCTCGCGCCGCCGGTGTAA
- a CDS encoding protein phosphatase CheZ, producing the protein MSTAAARQTDLRLREPQTVIAELIEIADYIAHLREEIGALRANEMSRDRIPMAHEELGSVVQATAGATNTIMEAAEAMLGLPDGPGYRDAVEERINTIFEACAFQDITGQRIAKVVESLRLFEQRLARFVGAVKARDAASMDPAERARRTRAEDLMLNGPQAVEAMPSQDDIDALFA; encoded by the coding sequence ATGTCGACAGCCGCCGCGCGGCAGACCGATCTGCGGCTTCGGGAGCCGCAGACGGTCATCGCCGAGCTGATCGAGATCGCCGATTACATCGCCCATCTCCGCGAGGAGATCGGGGCCTTGCGCGCGAACGAGATGAGTCGCGACCGGATCCCCATGGCGCACGAGGAGCTCGGCAGCGTCGTGCAGGCGACGGCCGGCGCCACCAACACGATCATGGAGGCCGCCGAGGCGATGCTCGGCCTGCCCGACGGGCCGGGCTACCGCGACGCGGTCGAGGAGCGCATCAACACGATCTTCGAGGCCTGCGCGTTCCAGGACATCACCGGCCAGCGGATCGCCAAGGTGGTCGAATCGCTCCGCCTGTTCGAGCAGCGCCTCGCCCGCTTCGTCGGCGCCGTGAAGGCCCGCGACGCGGCCTCCATGGATCCCGCCGAGCGCGCCCGGCGGACCCGGGCCGAGGACCTCATGCTGAACGGCCCGCAGGCCGTGGAGGCCATGCCTTCCCAGGACGACATCGACGCGCTGTTCGCCTGA
- a CDS encoding response regulator produces the protein MALDLSMPILVVDDYQTMVRIIRNLLKQLGFEEVDDASDGTEALARLKGRKYGLVISDWNMEPMTGYELLRHVRADENLRTTPFIMVTAESKTENVIAAKKAGVNNYIVKPFNAATLKSKIEAVCGS, from the coding sequence ATGGCTCTCGACCTGAGCATGCCGATCCTCGTTGTCGATGATTACCAGACGATGGTCCGCATTATTCGCAATCTACTGAAGCAGCTCGGCTTCGAAGAGGTCGACGACGCTTCCGACGGGACCGAGGCCCTCGCGCGGCTGAAGGGTCGCAAGTACGGGCTGGTCATCTCCGACTGGAACATGGAGCCGATGACCGGCTACGAGCTGCTCCGTCACGTGCGGGCCGACGAAAATCTTCGCACGACGCCGTTCATCATGGTGACGGCCGAATCGAAGACCGAGAACGTGATCGCGGCCAAGAAGGCCGGCGTGAACAACTACATCGTCAAGCCCTTCAACGCGGCCACGCTGAAGTCGAAGATCGAGGCGGTCTGCGGGAGCTGA